In a genomic window of Lepisosteus oculatus isolate fLepOcu1 chromosome 5, fLepOcu1.hap2, whole genome shotgun sequence:
- the LOC138239068 gene encoding putative olfactory receptor 3A4: protein MSYERLVSICFPLRSSTINTNVTMFFIIVAFITISYVCIIAALTRIASAQGRWKAFKTCTAHLALVAIFFIPFLWGVTAVFRSSGGVAQSKNTSKGKPGSSPKVHSREIHPKRDRNGDEE, encoded by the exons ATGTCTTATGAAAGACTCGTCTCTATTTGTTTTCCACTGAGAAGTAGCACAATAAACACAAATGTGACGATGTTCTTTATAATTG TGGCTTTCATTACTATATCATACGTGTGCATTATAGCTGCCCTTACAAGGATTGCCTCTGCCCAGGGGAGGtggaaagcatttaaaacatgcacagctcACTTAGCATTAGTggcaattttttttattccatttttg TGGGGCGTGACGGCAGTGTTCCGGTCCTCTGGGGGCGtggcacagtccaaaaacacctcaaaggggaaaccaggaagcagtCCAAAAGTGCATagccgggagatccatccaaagAGAGATCGGAACGGGGACGAGGAATGA